Genomic segment of Manduca sexta isolate Smith_Timp_Sample1 unplaced genomic scaffold, JHU_Msex_v1.0 HiC_scaffold_2441, whole genome shotgun sequence:
GAGCTCTGCACGTGAGCGTTCCTTGTCGTTGATCTGCTTCATGATCTCCTGCCGGTGCTGCTCAACGCGGGCTTTGCGCTTGTCGTCCAACTAGATAAAATAAGTTAGTAAAATTAtcaagagcggcgatagcctagtttggtcgtggaacggactgccgacacgaatgtccgcaggttcaaaccccaaggaaGATACACCTCAGATTAtgcgtgtattttttgtgaattatcacttgctttatcggtgaagaaaaacatcgcaaggaaacctgcatacctgagaagttatctacaggaattttgaaagtgtgctaagtctaccaatccgcactaggccagcgtggtggactaaggcccaatccctctcagtagtagaagagatccatacccaacagtgggacagtatttaatacagggctgatattattatattatataaaattatcaaaactatTTCTTTAGCAATGGCGAAAGGTGTAAATTTACCAAAGAGAATCCGATAATTACAATACCTGCTTCTCTTTCTGTATGAACTCCTCGTTCTGGCGCGCGGCGTTGTTGAAGCTCTGCTCGTCTTTGGCTATCTCTCGAGCGATGAGTCTGTGGATATCTTTGATCTGAAAATTTCCAGTTGGTACATTTAGATGGTATGCGACCTTGCTTATGAAGTGAAGATTTAAGCCAAAAACTAAAAATTACCGACAGCCGTAGATATCTTTTGAAGAAGTAATTGCACTACAGAGGGGTTCGTAAGCTataatttttgatgaaaatgCTCTTTGTTGGTTTTATTGCCGTCAATATTACTTGAGTATAGACATTTTAGAGAAATATGATTATGAGGAATCTTATCGTCTAATATAGACGTTTCTTTATCTTGGTTTCCCAGCCACTAATGTCAAGATAATTTGAAGAAGTATTGAAGAATAAGGATGTGCTTATTAGATTGCTGATGTTCTGGTACACAAGCTGACCAATCAGTCGCTTTTCGGAGCTTAATCTTTTATCTGGTAAATACACCTGCTAGTATCGATTCGTAGGATCAAGTATTTCCCGTCAAACATCTATCAAACATCTGATTGGAAGCTATCTTAATTGCCAATAGAGAATCACAGTCGTTCGCATATAAAAAGGAGAAACCCAACCCTTTCCCAGACTGAGACTTCACAACTCACCTGCTGGACCCTGGCCTCGTGCAGTTGCTTCATCTCCTTATTGCGCTTAATGGCAGCATCCCTCTCCTTGCGTCGGTACTCGCGCTCCACATCCTCCTGGATCTTCAGGTTCCTGATGCGCTCCAACTCCTCTTTTAACTCTTGTTCCGCCTGAGAAGCATTTGAATGCGGACTCTTTGTTAATAACATATATGTGTTTTGGAGTGATCTAGATGGTAGAAGAGTAGTTTCTATGAGAATATCAAACGAAAGATTTTAGGATTTTGCGTCATCCAAAATGAATAAAGCTGGCCACAAGGACCGACGATTGAAAACTTAGGTGGTGTAAAACCGAAATTTGGTAATTTGAAAAACGCACAATACAGAGTCTACAATCTTTTTGCTAATTAAAAGAAGAGAACTAAGCGAGCT
This window contains:
- the LOC119192174 gene encoding calponin homology domain-containing protein DDB_G0272472-like — its product is MLLTKSPHSNASQAEQELKEELERIRNLKIQEDVEREYRRKERDAAIKRNKEMKQLHEARVQQIKDIHRLIAREIAKDEQSFNNAARQNEEFIQKEKQLDDKRKARVEQHRQEIMKQINDKERSRAELREKIHNEGVALRMEQEQQDKYERNVIKQKVAAMRQQKVSEKYVKEVEQTLAKHGYI